A genome region from Mustelus asterias unplaced genomic scaffold, sMusAst1.hap1.1 HAP1_SCAFFOLD_47, whole genome shotgun sequence includes the following:
- the LOC144483137 gene encoding uncharacterized protein LOC144483137, translating to MAKPWKCADCGKGYGTPSELEAHRRSHTGERPFICSQCGKGFSQLSNLQRHQRVHTGERPFTCSQCGKGFSQSSHLQRHQRVHTGERPFTCSQCGKGFTRISSLQRHQRVHTGERPFTCSQCEKEFTYLSSLQTHQRVHTGERPFTCSQCEKEFTYLSSLQTHQRVHTGERPFTCSQCGEGFTRSSRLQSHQRVHTGERPFTCSQCGEGFTQSSHLQRHQRVHTGERPFTCSQCEKEFTHLSSLQIHQRVHTGERPFTCSQCGDGFTQSSRLQRHQRVHTGERPFTCSQCGKRFTQLSSLQRHQRVHTGERPFTCSQCGKGFIQLSELRTHQRVHTGERPFTCSQCGEGFTRSSSLLTHQRIHTGERPFTCSQCGKGFNQLSNLRAHQRVHTGEKPPFTCSQCGKGFTRSSHLQRHQRVHTGERPFTCSQCEKGFTLSSHLQTHQRVHTGERPFTCSQCAKGFIQLSSLQRHQRVHTGERPFTCSQCGKGFTQLSSLQTHQRVHTGERPFTCSQCGKGFTRSTHLRTHQRVHTGERPFTCPQCGKGFTRLSSLQTHQRVHTGERPFTCSQCGKGFTRSSDLRTHQRVHTGEKPFTCSQCGQGFTQSPSLRAHQRVHTGERPFTCSQCGKGFTQLSNLQTHQRVHTGERPFTCSQCGQEFTQLSNLQTHERVHTGERPFTCSVCGKGFSVSSRLLRHQQVHE from the coding sequence atggcgaaaccatggaaatgtgcggactgtgggaagggatacggaaccccatcagagctggaagctcatcggcgcagccacactggggagaggccgttcatctgctctcaatgtgggaagggattcagtcagttatccaacctgcagagacaccagcgagttcacactggggagaggccgttcacctgctctcaatgtgggaagggattcagtcagtcatcccacctgcagagacaccagcgagttcacactggggagaggcccttcacctgctctcagtgtgggaagggattcactcggatatccagcctgcagagacaccagcgagttcacactggagagaggccgttcacttgctctcagtgtgagaaggaattcacttatttatccagcctgcagacacaccagcgagttcacactggagagaggccgttcacttgctctcagtgtgagaaggaattcacttatttatccagcctgcagacacaccagcgagttcacactggggagaggccattcacctgctctcagtgtggggagggattcactcggtcatcccgcctgcagtcacaccagcgagttcacactggagagaggccgttcacctgttctcaatgtggggagggattcactcagtcatcccacctgcagagacaccagcgagttcacactggagagaggccgttcacttgctctcagtgtgagaaggaattcactcatttatccagcctgcagatacaccagcgagttcacactggggagaggccgttcacctgctctcagtgtggggatggattcactcagtcatcccgcctgcagagacaccagcgagttcacactggagagaggccatttacctgctctcagtgtggtaagaggttcactcagttatccagcctgcagagacaccagcgagttcacactggggagaggccattcacctgctctcagtgtgggaagggattcattcagttatccgagctgcggacacaccagcgagttcatacaggggagaggccattcacttgctctcagtgtggggagggattcactcggtcatccagcctgctgacacaccagcgaattcacactggggagaggccgttcacctgctctcagtgtgggaagggattcaatcagttatccaacctgcgggcacaccagcgagttcacactggggagaagcccccattcacctgctctcagtgtgggaagggattcactcggtcatcccacctgcagagacatcagcgagttcacactggggagagaccgttcacctgctctcaatgtgagaagggattcactctgtcatcccacttgcagacacatcagcgagttcacaccggagagagaccattcacctgctctcagtgtgcgaagggattcattcagttatccagcctgcagagacaccagcgagttcacactggagagaggccgttcacctgctctcagtgtgggaagggattcactcagttatccagcctgcagacacaccagcgagttcacactggggaaaggccgttcacctgctctcagtgtgggaagggattcactcggtcaacccatctgcggacacaccagcgggttcacactggagagagaccgttcacctgccctcagtgtgggaagggattcactcggttatccagcctgcagacacaccagcgagttcacactggggagagaccattcacctgctctcagtgtgggaagggattcactcggtcatccgacctgcggacacaccagcgggttcacacaggggagaaaccattcacctgctctcagtgtggacagggattcactcagtcacccagcctgcgggcacaccagcgagttcacacaggggagaggccgttcacctgctctcagtgtgggaagggattcactcagctatccaacctgcaaacacaccagcgagttcacactggggagaggccgttcacctgctctcagtgcgggcaagaattcactcagttatccaacctgcagacgcacgagcgagttcacactggggagaggccgttcacctgctctgtgtgtgggaagggtttcagcgtttcatcccggctgctgaggcaccagcaagttcacgagtga
- the LOC144483146 gene encoding uncharacterized protein LOC144483146, producing the protein MEGKRSIHSGEKPYSCSVCRRGFNQSSDLSKHECSHDGEKPWKCGVCGKGFNYPSQLETHRRGHTGERPFTCSDCGKGFTKSSTLLTHQRTHTGQRPFTCSLCRIGFTQSSTLLTHQRIHTGERPFTCSDCGQGFTHQSTLLTHQRVHTRQRPFTCSACGKGFINLSNLTTHQRNHTDERPFKCLDCGKCYKTSQELMYHQQVHTDERPFRCSHCGTGFRRSSHLTVHQRTHTGDRPFTCSECGKGFTQSYTLLRHQRVHTGERPFTCSRCGKRFTQSSALLRHQRVHTGERLFICNDCGKRFTQSSNLLTHQRVHTGKRPFTCSECGIGFTQSSNLLRHQRVHN; encoded by the coding sequence atggaaggaaaaagatcCATTCATAGCGGAGAGAAACCatactcgtgttctgtgtgtaGACGAGgattcaaccaatcatctgacctgtcaaAACATGAATGCAGTCATGATGGGGAgaagccgtggaaatgtggggtctgtgggaagggattcaattatccatcccagctggaaactcatcggcgtggtcacaccggggagaggccgttcacctgctcggactgcgggaaaggattcactaagtcatccaccctgctgacacaccagcgcacacacactgggcagaggccattcacctgctctttgTGTAGGAtcggattcactcaatcatccacactgttgacacaccagcgaattcacactggggagaggcctttcacctgctctgactgtgggcagggattcactcaccaatccaccctgctgacacaccagcgagttcacactaggcagagaccgttcacctgctctgcgtgtgggaaaggattcattaatTTATCCAACCTGACGACACACCAAAGaaatcacactgacgagagaccgtttaaatgtctggactgtgggaagtgttataaaacctctcaggaactgatgtaccatcaacaagttcacactgacgagagaccgttcaggtgctctcactgcggtactgggttcaggcgatcatctcatctcacagttcaccagcgcactcacacaggAGATAGACCGTTCacatgctctgagtgtgggaagggattcactcagtcatacactctgctgagacaccagcgagttcacaccggagagagaccgttcacctgctcgaggtgtgggaagagattcactcagtcatcagcACTGctcagacaccagcgagttcacactggggagagactgttcatctgcaatgattgtgggaagagattcactcagtcatccaacctgctgacacaccagcgagttcacactggaaagagaccattcacatgttctgagtgtgggataggatttactcagtcatccaacctgctgagacaccagcgagttcacaattaa